The Caloenas nicobarica isolate bCalNic1 chromosome 15, bCalNic1.hap1, whole genome shotgun sequence genome includes a region encoding these proteins:
- the ADNP gene encoding activity-dependent neuroprotector homeobox protein isoform X4, translating to MFQLPVNNLGSLRKARKTVKKILSDIGLEYCKEHIEDFKQFEPNDFYLKNTTWEDVGLWDPSLTKNQDYRTKPFCCSACPFSSKFFSAYKSHFRNVHSEDFENRILLNCPYCTFNADKKTLETHIKIFHAPNANTPSGGISTFKDKNKHESLKPKQADSVEQAVYYCKKCTYRDPLYEIVRKHIYREHFQHVAAPYIAKGGEKSLNGAVPLSSSAREEGSIHCKRCLFMPKSYEALVQHVIEDHERIGYQVTAMIGHTNVVVPRSKPLMLITPKPQDKKPMGLPQRMGPLSPGSVRSLSSQQMMNRLTIPKPTLNSTGMMSNVHLQQNNYGVKSVPPSYVGQPGGRLSLSGNAAVSIPQQSQSMKQFSGNGRPYTLGGEQRSQASARFSLQSANSSSLSSAQLKQTSLSQSQAASRVLGQSGSKSVAATGPSTVNTSSTQKWKICTICNELFPENVYSVHFEKEHKAEKVPAVANYIMKIHNFTSKCLYCNRYLPTDTLLNHMLIHGLSCPYCRSTFNDVEKMAAHMRMVHVDEEMGPKTDSTLTFDLTLQQGSHTNIHLLVTTYNLRDAPAESVAYHAQNTPPVPPKPQPKIQEKSDVPVKSSPQAAVPYKKDVGKTLCPLCFSILKGPISDALAHHLRERHQVIQTVHPVEKKLTYKCIHCLGVYTSNMTASTITLHLVHCRGVGKTQNGQDKGTSVSRLGQSPAVAPVKRTYEHMEFSLMKKRKMDDDDSPSAFEERPEEPVVLALDPKGHEDDSYEARKTFLTKYFNKQPYPTRREIEKLAASLWLWKSDIASHFSNKRKKCVRDCEKYKPGVLLGFNMKELNKVKHEMDFDAEWLFENHDEKNSRVNVSKTVDKKISLEKDDESSSDSYENIEEEYNESGSPFGQCVPDIGGKTSSESIAENAEHSISKEIIEENTSQSPEKPDQKPEESSKYEEIISAEEPTKLVGDVSDSEGDQDDQDDAVEWKDGASQSESGPGSQQVSDFEDNALEVKPEAWTDESSQSEDAGSSKPTVETKGGGSESDEEQSKWKNRSYGKVEEFWSKDQSQWKNASEMEESLSNQQMEWQNSTIDSEDGEQFDSVGAGVAEPMHSSLTGVELSSQQA from the exons ATGTTCCAACTCCCTGTCAACAACCTTGGCAGTTTAAGAAAGGCCCggaaaactgtgaaaaaaatacttagtgACATTGGTTTGGAATACTGTAAAGAGCATATAGAA gaTTTTAAGCAGTTTGAACCTAAtgacttttatttgaaaaacactACATGGGAAGATGTAGGATTGTGGGACCCATCGCTTACAAAAAATCAG GACTATCGGACAAAGCCCTTTTGCTGCAGTGCATGTCCATTTTCCTCGAAGTTCTTTTCAGCATACAAAAGCCACTTCCGGAATGTTCATAGCGAAGACTTTGAAAATAGGATTCTCCTTAATTGTCCTTACTGTACTTTCAATGCGGACAAAAAGACTTTGGAAAcgcacattaaaatatttcatgctcCAAATGCCAATACACCGAGTGGAGGCATCAGcacttttaaagataaaaacaaacatgagAGCCTTAAACCCAAGCAGGCTGACAGTGTAGAACAAGCTGTTTATTACTGTAAGAAGTGCACTTACCGAGATCCTCTGTATGAAATAGTTAGAAAGCACATTTACAGGGAACATTTTCAGCACGTTGCTGCTCCTTACATAgcgaagggaggggaaaagtcACTCAATGGTGCAGTTCCGTTAAGTTCCAGTGCCCGAGAGGAGGGTAGTATTCACTGCAAACGATGCCTTTTTATGCCGAAATCATACGAAGCTTTAGTACAGCATGTTATCGAAGACCACGAACGTATAGGATATCAGGTAACAGCAATGATAGGTCACACTAACGTAGTGGTTCCAAGATCTAAACCTTTGATGCTAATAACTCCAaaaccacaggataaaaagccCATGGGACTCCCTCAGAGGAtgggtcccctgtcccctggaAGCGTTCGATCTCTTTCGTCACAACAGATGATGAACAGACTCACTATACCAAAGCCTACATTAAATTCCACAGGAATGATGTCAAACGTTCACCTACAACAAAACAATTACGGAGTCAAGTCGGTACCTCCAAGTTACGTTGGCCAGCCAGGAGGAAGGCTCAGCTTAAGCGGTAACGCAGCGGTTTCTATTCCACAGCAATCGCAATCAATGAAACAGTTTTCAGGCAATGGAAGGCCGTACACTCTTGGAGGGGAGCAGAGATCACAGGCCTCAGCAAGATTCTCTCTTCAGTCTGCCAACTCATCTTCTCTTTCATCAGCTCAGCTGAAGCAGACGTCATTATCTCAGTCGCAGGCAGCTTCAAGAGTATTAGGTCAGTCTGGCTCGAAATCTGTAGCTGCTACAGGTCCTTCCACTGTCAATACGTCATCCACACAGAAGTGGAAAATCTGTACAATCTGTAATGAGCTGTTTCCTGAGAATGTGTATAGCGTCCACTTTGAAAAGGAGCACAAGGCTGAAAAGGTGCCTGCAGTAGCTAACTATATAATGAAAATACACAATTTCACTAGTAAATGTCTATACTGTAACCGCTACTTACCCACTGATACATTGCTTAATCATATGTTAATACATGGTCTGTCTTGTCCATATTGCCGTTCAACTTTCAATGATGTTGAAAAGATGGCTGCTCATATGCGAATGGTTCATGTTGATGAAGAAATGGGACCTAAGACTGATTCCACTCTAACCTTTGATTTGACATTGCAGCAGGGTAGTCACACGAATATACATCTCCTTGTAACCACCTACAACTTGAGAGATGCTCCTGCTGAATCTGTAGCTTACCATGCTCAGAATACTCCCCCAGTTCCTCCAAAACCACAGCCGAAAATCCAGGAGAAGTCTGATGTACCTGTCAAAAGTTCTCCGCAAGCAGCAGTTCCCTACAAAAAAGACGTGGGGAAAACTCTCTGTCCTCTGTGCTTTTCAATCCTAAAAGGACCCATCTCTGATGCACTTGCACATCATCTACGGGAGAGGCATCAAGTAATTCAGACAGTTCATCCAGTTGAGAAGAAGCTGACCTACAAATGCATCCATTGCCTTGGTGTGTACACCAGCAACATGACGGCCTCCACCATCACGCTGCACCTCGTGCACTGCAGAGGGGTTGGGAAGACTCAGAACGGGCAGGACAAAGGTACCTCGGTGTCTCGGCTGGGTCAGTCTCCAGCTGTAGCACCTGTAAAACGTACTTATGAACACATGGAATTCTCGCtaatgaagaaaaggaaaatggatgATGACGACTCCCCCTCTGCCTTTGAGGAGAGGCCTGAAGAACCTGTCGTTCTAGCATTGGACCCCAAGGGTCATGAAGATGATTCCTATGAAGccaggaaaacatttcttacaaagtattttaataagCAACCATATCCCACTAGGAGAGAGATTGAAAAGCTGGCTGCCAGTTTGTGGCTATGGAAATCTGATATTGCATCTCATTTTAgtaacaaaaggaagaaatgtgttCGAGATTGTGAAAAATACAAACCTGGTGTGCTGCTTGGTTTCAATATGAAAGAGTTAAACAAGGTTAAACATGAAATGGATTTTGATGCAGAATGGCTGTTTGAAAACCACGACGAAAAGAATTCCAGAGTCAATGTTAGTAAGACTGTtgataaaaaaataagcttaGAAAAAGACGATGAAAGTTCCTCAGACAGCTATGAAAATATAGAAGAGGAATACAATGAAAGCGGCAGTCCATTTGGTCAGTGTGTTCCTGACATCGGTGGGAAAACCTCTTCTGAGAGCATAGCAGAGAACGCAGAGCACAGCATATCCAAGGAAATCATTGAAGAAAATACGTCACAGTCTCCAGAGAAGCCAGATCAAAAACCAGAGGAAAGCTCTAAATATGAAGAGATTATTTCTGCTGAAGAACCAACAAAGCTGGTAGGAGATGTCTCAGATAGCGAAGGTGATCAAGATGATCAAGATGATGCTGTTGAATGGAAAGATGGAGCTTCACAGTCTGAGAGTGGGCCTGGTTCTCAGCAGGTTTCTGATTTTGAGGATAACGCGTTGGAAGTAAAACCAGAAGCGTGGACAGATGAATCCTCCCAAAGTGAAGATGCTGGTAGCAGTAAACCGACTGTTGAGACAAAAGGGGGTGGATCTGAAAGTGATGAAGAACAGTCAAAGTGGAAGAATCGTTCCTATGGAAAAGTAGAAGAGTTTTGGTCTAAAGACCAGTCGCAATGGAAAAACGCATCCGAGATGGAGGAGAGCTTGTCGAACCAGCAGATGGAATGGCAGAACAGCACAATCGACAGCGAGGACGGAGAGCAGTTTGACAGTGTGGGTGCCGGCGTGGCGGAGCCGATGCACAGCAGCCTAACTGGTGTGGAGCTGAGCAGCCAGCAAGCGTGA